DNA from Triticum aestivum cultivar Chinese Spring chromosome 7D, IWGSC CS RefSeq v2.1, whole genome shotgun sequence:
tgtcgtagttgtggccgttgttAGTAAAGTTCACTGGTGGGCTATTGCCTTCGGGAAGCCTAGCAAACAGcagcgagcgctgaagcacgttgatatcattgtgtgatcgagccatgccaaagaaagagtgccatatccagagatcttgagacgccacagcctctagtatgacagtgcaagccctgagatggcccttatactgcccttgccaagcagaagggcagttcttccactcccggtgcatgcagtctatgctgccaagcatccttgggaagcccctgctggcattcatcgccaacaaacgggttgtatcttcaggagtcgactctctcaagtactcagggccaaacacaacaataacatccttgcagaacttatacagggactcaaggcatgtagactcgctcatacggacgtactcgtcaatgagatcaccgggcactccgtatgcaagcattcagatggcggcagtgcatttctgataagaggagaaaccaatcttgccaacggcatcctctttgcactcgaaatagtcatcatagccgactaccccctctctaatacggttgaaaagatgcctactcatatgaaaacggcggcggaatttttgatgtttgaacaatgggtttgttgtatcaaagtagtgcttccaaagaaggaaatgctcgctctctcggttgcgattcaacgccggaaggtggcccggaatggagccacggaacaacgggcgctggctgttgaggtggtgatggaccaacatggcagccaatatctcctcctcgtcatcgaacGACGAATCAttggagtcgcaaaggaaattgtgaaaaaaaaactcgtcggcggagtccattttgtaccttggcaaactgtcgaacagcttgcgggcgtcgacgaaGGAGACGGCTGACGAAGGGAGTCGCGGCGCGcacggaccagctagctgccctgccggtGTCCCACGAGTGGGCCGGTGTCAGACGAGCGTGCCGGTGATgatctggccggggcggcgaggcggcttcctggtcgcgggcggctgtgtggtggggggagcgggggtgggaagcagtcggctccctggcggcaagacggcggtggcgggcgaCGTGGGAGTTGGCGACGTTGCTGGGCGGATGTAGAGGCGCCGGTAGATGGCAGAGTCGTCAGCAAAAATGGGCGTCAGCATCGGcgacgaaggaggcgggcgagggttgctgttggatgcgggaggccaatgtgccaccgactaaCGGGCTCGGGAAAGGAGAAGGCGAGCGCacgcgcgtccgtctcgtgtccgcgtcgacgcaaatccggctcaaaatgggccgggaatgggtcgcccgcggacgaaaagcggacgcgcgtccgtttgggtcggcgcgttgggccgtctTTTGTGTCCGCGCCCATCCAAACGGACGCCAGCGGACAAAATGGGTGGCCGCATTTGAGTTGCTCTTATTTagagtaaaatgcattggtggtCACTGGACTTGTCGTGTACGTTCACCTTGGTCACTGTACTAAAAAATACGGTCAATACGGTCACTAAATACGAGTTgtgatgattatacggtcactatcaCATCGTATATCTTCGTATTTTGTTGAGTTGACTAGTCAAACAGTTTGAATGATGCCTCCTCAACTCATTTTTTTTCTGTACCGACACAGGCAAAATAAAATAGTGACGCGGTGGGGATTCGAAACCCAAACAGTGTACACTTATAGCAACCGTCACGATTCCTTATTGTACATTAGCGTGCATGCACACAGTGCACACACAGTATGCGGCAATTTTAGCAAAAAAGAAATTCAGCTGAATTTTAGCAATTTTAAACTAAAGATATGCATGAAAACGTTGTGTAGATGCAACACACACGAAGTGTTAGAGAGAATATTTTTTGCCGCTACGTTCAAGTTCTGTGGTATTTTTTCTCTTATACTGAGATTGTTTCAAGTCAGCACAAACATCCTAGTGTACCTCATCATCGAATTGACGGCTGCGCCATTCAACAGGTACTTTCCAATTGTATACTAAGCAGCCCTGTCTACCTTGGTTTCGTGCCATCCCACCAACGGTTACATAGCGGCGAGCTAGCTATATTTAAGAAATAGAAACGAGGCCATGCATGTGAACAAGGCTGGAGGCTCACGCTACATGCTCTCTTAATCTGTGACGAAACTGAAGAAATATTAGCGCCTAGCAGCCGGAACGTGCAGCTTGATTAACAGACTAACAGGATAAATGAGAAGAGCTTGAGAGTTGAGAGGTGCATCAGAGTAATTGGACTGAAGAATGAATTATGTATTGATTGGATGGTAATAATACGCAGATATCACAAGCACGTACAACATATGCATACGCACACAACCACAAATATGCACATACCCATACAAGCTCAAGCATAGCATGCATGCACAGCAAGCAACAAACGACGTGTCATGGTTGTCACGTGAATGCATAACGTTACAGCAGGATGCCTTTCCCCAGTTTAGACACAAGAAGAGATGAGCACAGCGGGCTAGCTTGCTGACATCCTAGCGCTATGTTTGGGGTTTGATTCCACACTATGTCACTATTTTATTTTGCCTCtactaggtaattgcccgtgcgttgcaccgggggCCTAGGGTGAAATAATAGAATAACGGAACCCCGCATATTATGAGGACACCACAAACCTCAGCTAATCTCTGTCATGAGGGGAAAATATCAAACATATATATTCAGAATCCCATGCACATCTCAAGCAGCATTATCTTCCCTTTCTTACTATTAAATCATTCTTATTTTCCTCCTCCTCCACCAACCAGACTTGCCATGCTTGTGTCGTCCAAGCCCATATAAAGGAGAAGATTAACACTCCATATTGAGAGAACAAATCAAGTTTAGTATGGGTTGTACCAGTGGCATGTTTGAGATCATAGGTTTCTTTGCTCATTATATATAAAATGTCAGTTAAGATTTTGGTACACTAACATGCAAATATACTTTGAAGTTTAAGTCCCACTCCATCACAATCAAAATTAAATACACTACCAAAAGGTCCAGCAGGGAATCTAAAAAAAAAGTCTATTGGCCAAACCAACGTCACATGCAAATACAGTTGCAACATGGTCACATATAATTGAGCAACAAGAACTTAGTCAGACTACAAATTCATATTCATACAATCACTGACCAATTCATGAAGATCTGGCGCCCAAGCATATCATCAGCGGATCTGCAAGAAAAGTCACAGAGAACATGTATGTTTCAGAACAAAAGAAACTCACAGGAACGGAATGGAGTGCAGGATACAGGGGACATGTATGTTTCAGAAGATGGGTGATGCAATGGTAATTCTACAATCTTTTGGCATCGTGTTGCTTTTCTTTTGCCAAAGCACCGGTGGTTCACCTTGCTTGCACTTGCAGGTAATGTTATTAGTACTATTCGCAAAAAAAAGTACTGAATATTGGTCAACTTTGGTTaacttctcctttcttctttgGAGCAACATCTGCGAGGCGTTACTGAAAGCGGCCATCCGCTACGCCACTGAAAGCGGTAGCAATAGCTTCCCACGGATCTGATTGAAGGGAGAGCCAACACCAAATATAGAAACATCAGAAGGGGACTCATCGGAGATGACGCCAAGACGTCTCCGGCGGCAACGCACCTCCGTAGCCTCCATGCGGCGTAGGTTTCCTGCGCCATGCCTCCGTCACAGATCTGGCTTAACCTTGGGCCACGGTGAACATAATCACCGATGTCGTCACGCCTCGGATCTCGCAGGCTGCAGCATACCCGACCTGCACGACCTGCAGGCTGCAACACAAGAAGAAACACACATGTTCAAAAATCAGGAGTCCCTCACGATTGACCTCAAGAAGAACGaggcgtcgccggcggcggcatCGACACCGTGTCCTCCTGACGAGACGAgcccagcggcggcagcaccgggAGGACATGAGCTCTTGCTGACCCCCTCCTCGACGCCAGGGGCAAATTAGCTGCGGGCGGCAGCGACGAATCCCTGTGTCATGCGCTACGGTGACGTTAGGGCGTCGCTGGCGAGAGATCATGAACGGGGAGTCGTTCGCGAGATGGGGGAGACTGTGGCGGCGGCTATATCAGAGGTGGGATAAGGTTAAGGGGAATCAATCAGCGTGGTTGTTTTAGGAAGGTCTTCAATGCAAAACCGACGTGAGGAAGGATGTGATAAAACCAATCGCGAGTGCACCCGCAGGGAGGATGGACGAAACGAGCGACGTAAGGTGGGAAACGGAACCTTGCGTTTCTTTTAGATAGTAGAGATTTCTTTCTTTAACTCACAGACAAGTAGGGTCTGCATCCGTAGAGAAAAAAAAGAGCTAGCAAGGCATCATTCAAACTGTTTGACCGGTCAACTCAGTAAAATATGAAGCTATACAAAGAGACAGTGATCATATGATCACCGTAACTCGTATTTAGTGATCGTATTGACCGCATTTTtaagtacagtgaccaaagtgGCGTACGACAAATTCAATAACCACCGATGCATTTTACTCTCTTATTTATATACACGAACAACCCCACCCAACACCGAGATACCCCAAAGGCCCAAAGACCCGACAGATTCGCGAGAGCTCGAGAGAGTGCGACCAAAATGGCGATGAGATGCGCGCTGACCTCCCTCCCCGCGCGCCTCCGGTCCCCGGCGGTGGTCGCCAGCGGGACCCGGCGCCTTCTGAGTGACGGGAAGGGGCGCGTGCTCAGCGAGGAGGAGCGCGCCAAGGAGAACGTCTACATCCAGGTCGGTCGCATCCCACCCAAAGCCCTATTTAACCCATGCCCTTAATCC
Protein-coding regions in this window:
- the LOC123163837 gene encoding uncharacterized protein At2g27730, mitochondrial, whose translation is MAMRCALTSLPARLRSPAVVASGTRRLLSDGKGRVLSEEERAKENVYIQKMERERREKLKKKLEQEKDAADKAKSGADGKKAEGTN